The following proteins are co-located in the Megalobrama amblycephala isolate DHTTF-2021 linkage group LG12, ASM1881202v1, whole genome shotgun sequence genome:
- the polb gene encoding DNA polymerase beta → MSKRKAPQETLNEGITDFLIELANYEKNVNRAIHKYNAYRKAASVIAKYPQKIKSGTEAKKLDGVGAKIAEKIDEFLATGKLRKLEKIRNDDTSSSINFLTRVTGIGPAAARKFYDEGVRNLEDLKKIEHKLNHHQQIGLKYFEEFEKRIPRAEMQKMETLILKELDLVDPEYIGTICGSYRRGAESSGDIDILLTHPDFTSQSEKQPKLLHAVVDHLESIGFVTDTLSKGDTKFMGVCQLQTEEEDEEEYLHRRIDIRLIPKDQYFCGVLYFTGSDIFNKNMRTHALEKGFTLNEYTIRPLGVTGVAGEPLLVDSEKDIFDYIQWKYREPKDRSE, encoded by the exons ATGAGCAAACGAAAAGCGCCACAAGAAACTCTGAACGAAGGAATCACAGATTTCCTCATAG AGTTGgccaattatgagaaaaatgtcaacaGAGCCATCCATAAATACAATGCATACAG AAAAGCAGCGTCTGTGATCGCCAAATACCCACAGAAGATCAAAAGTGGGACAGAAGCAAAGAAACTG GATGGAGTTGGTGCAAAGATAGCAGAGAAAATTGATGAGTTTTTAGCGACAGGAAAACTGCGTAAGCTGGAGAAG ATTCGTAATGACGACACAAGCTCCTCCATCAACTTCTTAACCAGAGTAACTGGAATCGG TCCTGCTGCGGCCAGGAAGTTTTATGACGAGGGCGTCAGGAACTTGGAAG ATCTGAAGAAGATCGAACACAAACTGAACCATCATCAGCAGATCGGCTTAAA GTACTTTGAAGAGTTTGAGAAGAGAATCCCTCGAGCAGAAATGCAGAAAATGGAG aCTCTGATACTCAAAGAACTGGATCTGGTGGACCCAGAGTACATCGGCACCATCTGCGGCAGCTACAGAAGAG GAGCCGAGTCGAGTGGTGATATTGATATCCTGCTGACCCATCCGGACTTCACCTCTCAGTCTGAGAAACAG CCCAAGCTTCTTCACGCTGTTGTGGATCATCTGGAGTCCATCGGCTTCGTCACCGACACGCTGTCTAAAGGAGACACTAAGTTCATG GGTGTGTGTCAGCTGCAGACAgaagaggaggatgaggaggagtATCTTCACCGCCGTATTGACATCAG GCTCATTCCTAAGGATCAGTATTTCTGCGGCGTGCTGTACTTCACCGGCAGTGACATCTTCAACAAGAACATGAGGACTCACGCGCTGGAGAAGGGCTTCACTCTCAACGAGTACACCATCCGTCCACTGGGCGTCACCG GTGTGGCTGGAGAGCCTCTGCTGGTGGACAGTGAGAAGGACATCTTTGACTACATCCAGTGGAAATACAGGGAACCGAAGGACCGCAGCGAGTGA
- the enkd1 gene encoding enkurin domain-containing protein 1 isoform X2, producing MCEGPSAISGPIPPDPTLFPEYYKRPSSARGRLEGNVQNGPSPLLKGPLAPDQGCYSARSSPRPRIGANAVHILERGQRGVVGNLLRLEGVALNPSPAKPKPAIRDFGKENVRKLREVQRRFRELEAQREHAKPVPVKALWISPKYQDVPSRVMAQLQETSPSKKAECQNFLKAHSQCGAGGRPPLRRSESGPSPSPSATAAAGDSNSEMHVRGHTVDFVSHNARAARKTNLRRSQSLQNLRDKTPPSAVKGKVPEYLEQRKVQWKKEEEERRRNTPDPSVPAGHTQMSERKRQETLQSLKETHRSLVSELLSLPVKADTLSLRSRRAGLDQRLSEVEEAIKIFSRDKVYVKVDS from the exons ATGTGTGAAGGACCGTCAGCGATCTCTGGTCCCATTCCTCCAGACCCCACGCTGTTTCCTGAATATTACAAACGCCCGTCCTCTG CTCGTGGTCGGCTGGAGGGAAACGTTCAGAATGGCCCGTCTCCTCTTCTGAAGGGCCCGCTGGCTCCGGACCAAGGGTGCTACAGCGCCCGCTCCAGCCCTCGACCCCGCATCGGTGCCAACGCTGTTCACATCCTAGAGAGAGGACAGAGGGGGGTTGTGGGAAACCTGCTGAGACTGGAGGGAGTGGCGCTGAACCCCAGTCCAGCCAAACCTA AGCCGGCCATACGAGACTTCGGGAAAGAAAATGTGCGCAAGCTCCGTGAAGTCCAAAGGCGGTTTCGGGAGCTGGAGGCGCAGAGAGAACATGCCAAACCTGTGCCGGTTAAAGCACTCTGGATCTCTCCAAAATATCAGGACGTCCCCTCCAGGGTAATGGCCCAGTTACAG GAGACGAGCCCCTCGAAGAAAGCTGAATGTCAGAACTTCCTGAAGGCTCATTCGCAGTGTGGCGCTGGAGGTCGACCGCCGCTCCGTCGCTCAGAGAGCGGCCCGTCACCGTCACCGTCAGCCACCGCTGCTGCAGGAGACTCCAACTCTGAA aTGCACGTGAGAGGACACACGGTGGACTTTGTGAGTCATAACGCTCGTGCTGCGAGGAAGACGAACCTGAGGAGATCTCAGTCCTTACAGAACCTCAGAGATAAAACCCCTCCCAGCGCCGTCAAGGGCAAAGTGCCAGAATA TCTGGAGCAGAGGAAGGTGCAGTGGaaaaaagaggaggaggagaggaggagaaaCACTCCTGATCCCTCCGTTCCTGCCGGACACACTCAGATGTCTGAAAGAAAGAGGCAGGAGACCCTGCAGTCCCTCAAAGAAA cTCACAGGTCTCTGGTCAGTGAGCTGCTGTCTCTCCCGGTGAAAGCCGACACTCTGAGCCTTCGCTCTCGACGCGCCGGACTCGATCAGCGGCTCTCGGAGGTGGAGGAGGCCATCAAGATCTTCTCACGTGACAAAGTCTATGTGAAAGTCGACTCGTAA
- the enkd1 gene encoding enkurin domain-containing protein 1 isoform X1 — translation MATSAVTSTLGKGADRSRSSMCEGPSAISGPIPPDPTLFPEYYKRPSSARGRLEGNVQNGPSPLLKGPLAPDQGCYSARSSPRPRIGANAVHILERGQRGVVGNLLRLEGVALNPSPAKPKPAIRDFGKENVRKLREVQRRFRELEAQREHAKPVPVKALWISPKYQDVPSRVMAQLQETSPSKKAECQNFLKAHSQCGAGGRPPLRRSESGPSPSPSATAAAGDSNSEMHVRGHTVDFVSHNARAARKTNLRRSQSLQNLRDKTPPSAVKGKVPEYLEQRKVQWKKEEEERRRNTPDPSVPAGHTQMSERKRQETLQSLKETHRSLVSELLSLPVKADTLSLRSRRAGLDQRLSEVEEAIKIFSRDKVYVKVDS, via the exons ATGGCAACCTCTGCGGTGACATCTACCCTTGGGAAAGGGGCAGATCGCAG CCGCAGCAGTATGTGTGAAGGACCGTCAGCGATCTCTGGTCCCATTCCTCCAGACCCCACGCTGTTTCCTGAATATTACAAACGCCCGTCCTCTG CTCGTGGTCGGCTGGAGGGAAACGTTCAGAATGGCCCGTCTCCTCTTCTGAAGGGCCCGCTGGCTCCGGACCAAGGGTGCTACAGCGCCCGCTCCAGCCCTCGACCCCGCATCGGTGCCAACGCTGTTCACATCCTAGAGAGAGGACAGAGGGGGGTTGTGGGAAACCTGCTGAGACTGGAGGGAGTGGCGCTGAACCCCAGTCCAGCCAAACCTA AGCCGGCCATACGAGACTTCGGGAAAGAAAATGTGCGCAAGCTCCGTGAAGTCCAAAGGCGGTTTCGGGAGCTGGAGGCGCAGAGAGAACATGCCAAACCTGTGCCGGTTAAAGCACTCTGGATCTCTCCAAAATATCAGGACGTCCCCTCCAGGGTAATGGCCCAGTTACAG GAGACGAGCCCCTCGAAGAAAGCTGAATGTCAGAACTTCCTGAAGGCTCATTCGCAGTGTGGCGCTGGAGGTCGACCGCCGCTCCGTCGCTCAGAGAGCGGCCCGTCACCGTCACCGTCAGCCACCGCTGCTGCAGGAGACTCCAACTCTGAA aTGCACGTGAGAGGACACACGGTGGACTTTGTGAGTCATAACGCTCGTGCTGCGAGGAAGACGAACCTGAGGAGATCTCAGTCCTTACAGAACCTCAGAGATAAAACCCCTCCCAGCGCCGTCAAGGGCAAAGTGCCAGAATA TCTGGAGCAGAGGAAGGTGCAGTGGaaaaaagaggaggaggagaggaggagaaaCACTCCTGATCCCTCCGTTCCTGCCGGACACACTCAGATGTCTGAAAGAAAGAGGCAGGAGACCCTGCAGTCCCTCAAAGAAA cTCACAGGTCTCTGGTCAGTGAGCTGCTGTCTCTCCCGGTGAAAGCCGACACTCTGAGCCTTCGCTCTCGACGCGCCGGACTCGATCAGCGGCTCTCGGAGGTGGAGGAGGCCATCAAGATCTTCTCACGTGACAAAGTCTATGTGAAAGTCGACTCGTAA